One genomic region from Myripristis murdjan chromosome 7, fMyrMur1.1, whole genome shotgun sequence encodes:
- the dram2a gene encoding DNA damage-regulated autophagy modulator protein 2, producing the protein MWWCQKGVGFLPATLVAWSSATFIVNYVIAVLLGHTDPLIPYISDTSAEVPERCLFGFMLSISSFFGLATVYVRYKQVEALAVGGETRLHQFNSAALTLGCLSALGMCIVANFQESAIISVHLLGATLTFGSGVLYILIQTAMSYHMQPRFQSKDIVWARTAVGLWTMASIITMFVSSVILYDDLPGVDVTSKRHWRPGEKGYTAHLVSTVSEWSLAFSFIMFFLTYIRDFQKLHIRVQAVLHSNHLYDYDHYDVRGHVHQGERSPLLAGSI; encoded by the exons ATGTGGTGGTGTCAGAAGGGAGTTGGTTTCCTCCCTGCCACACTGGTTGCCTGGTCTTCGGCCACCTTCATTGTAAACTACGTCATTGCTGTGCTGCTGGGTCACACTGATCCTCTGATACCCTACATCAG TGATACAAGTGCTGAGGTCCCTGAGCGCTGTCTCTTTGGGTTCATGCTGAGcatctcttctttttttg gtcTAGCTACTGTCTATGTGCGCTACAAGCAGGTGGAAGCGCTGGCGGTAGGAGGTGAAACCAGGCTGCACCAATTcaactctgctgctctgactctgggCTGTCTGAGCGCACTGGGCATGTGCATCGTCGCCAACTTTCAG GAGAGTGCCATCATCTCTGTGCATCTCCTGGGGGCGACGCTGACCTTTGGCTCGGGCGTGCTCTATATCCTGATCCAGACGGCCATGTCTTACCACATGCAGCCTCGCTTCCAGAGCAAGGACATCGTGTGGGCTCGCACTGCTGTGGGGCTCTGGACCATGGCCAGCATCATCACCA TGTTTGTGTCCTCAGTGATCCTGTATGATGACCTGCCAGGTGTGGATGTGACCAGTAAGCGCCACTGGAGGCCAGGAGAGAAG GGTTACACAGCTCATCTGGTGAGCACAGTGTCTGAGTGGTCGCTGGCCTTCTCCTTCATCATGTTCTTCCTCACCTACATCAGAGACTTTCAG AAACTCCACATCAGGGTGCAGGCTGTTCTGCACAGTAACCATCTATATGACTACGACCACTACGATGTCAGAGGACATGTCCATCAGGGAGAGCGCTCACCACTGCTGGCTGGCAGCATCTGA